A portion of the Bifidobacterium lemurum genome contains these proteins:
- a CDS encoding Sau3AI family type II restriction endonuclease, translating to MIRIVKAICMGEDGTFLCLNPKRNGQICAFPGTERRDDESDHDALERLLTGFFDKELAVGSKLCRTECRHDGQKYVIDSFLCYPDKHGETLQDGRALAWLNTSEMAQYQGDPYDQKAIDKVTFPTFGKSIYKTKKAVHNHALDAVGMRLGEIDADNTKNPNNKGYPGNVVEQVWFEHPADNISAPDFPEAGVELKVTPIDYKQAEDHVEYKAGERLVLNIINYRDEHNVSFEESSFWNKNRFLEVIHYLRRNITQKGLEEDRRKYQIKYANLFALDDLDEPDFPEEGLVQFSDTHMARIRQDWNTIHTLIAENRAHELTESLTTTLGTCTKGTSDYRYTTQANGAHAKSRAFCFKQGFMTTILQEYILKKEQSQSLIRDAGMLSNRSVEDIILDYFRPYEHQTMQRIAEHFDLTWQSNKAPKNLAYMLVRRMLNLNGADIGSGSDDDYTNLNAEELGNGQVRVKTITLFHGKPQENFKVQAIPSFKELAAEDWEDSRLYEDLESQRFLLLVFDNENADKDDKNPMGMRFLGAKFWSVPAADLDGDIKSVWEEDVNKIRNGVELEYRGKRVYNNFVKASSGRILHLRPDAGKSQYCAPYRTTEMKDGKTKHVTMNNARQLPVPAKWTNRPLDKLHLYADDYMTKQAWWLNMDYMFQQIQELL from the coding sequence ATGATACGAATCGTTAAAGCCATCTGCATGGGGGAGGATGGGACCTTTCTCTGTCTCAACCCAAAGCGCAATGGACAAATATGCGCCTTCCCCGGAACAGAACGGCGTGACGACGAAAGCGATCACGACGCGCTTGAACGACTGCTGACGGGGTTCTTCGATAAAGAATTAGCGGTCGGCTCAAAACTCTGCCGCACTGAATGCCGACACGACGGGCAGAAATACGTCATCGACTCATTCCTGTGTTACCCGGACAAACATGGTGAAACATTGCAGGACGGACGAGCCCTGGCATGGCTCAACACCAGCGAAATGGCCCAATACCAAGGGGATCCATACGATCAGAAAGCCATAGACAAAGTCACATTCCCAACGTTCGGGAAAAGCATCTACAAGACCAAGAAAGCCGTGCATAACCATGCGCTCGATGCCGTGGGTATGAGGCTCGGCGAAATCGATGCGGACAACACAAAGAACCCCAACAACAAAGGCTATCCCGGAAACGTCGTCGAACAGGTTTGGTTCGAGCATCCTGCCGACAATATCTCCGCCCCCGATTTCCCGGAGGCCGGCGTCGAGCTCAAAGTGACGCCCATCGATTACAAACAGGCCGAAGACCACGTGGAGTACAAGGCCGGGGAACGTCTTGTGCTCAACATCATCAACTACCGAGACGAACATAATGTTTCGTTTGAGGAAAGCTCTTTCTGGAACAAAAACCGCTTTCTCGAAGTCATTCACTACCTGCGAAGGAATATTACTCAGAAAGGCCTTGAGGAAGACCGTCGCAAATATCAGATCAAATACGCCAATCTCTTCGCCCTCGACGATCTCGACGAACCAGACTTCCCTGAGGAAGGGCTTGTTCAGTTTTCCGATACGCATATGGCGCGCATTCGGCAGGATTGGAATACAATTCATACTCTCATCGCGGAAAACAGAGCACATGAACTGACTGAGTCACTAACCACGACCCTCGGAACATGCACTAAAGGCACTTCCGACTATCGTTACACAACGCAGGCCAATGGCGCTCACGCAAAAAGCCGCGCCTTTTGCTTCAAGCAAGGCTTCATGACAACGATTCTTCAGGAGTACATACTCAAAAAGGAGCAATCGCAAAGTCTGATTCGCGACGCGGGGATGCTGAGCAATCGCTCTGTCGAAGATATCATTCTTGACTATTTTCGCCCGTACGAACATCAGACCATGCAACGGATCGCCGAACATTTTGACCTCACTTGGCAATCCAATAAAGCGCCGAAAAATCTTGCGTACATGCTGGTTCGACGCATGCTTAACCTCAATGGAGCAGATATCGGATCTGGCAGTGACGACGACTACACCAACCTGAACGCGGAAGAACTCGGCAACGGGCAGGTGCGCGTCAAAACCATTACATTGTTCCACGGCAAACCTCAGGAAAATTTCAAAGTACAAGCAATCCCTTCCTTCAAGGAATTGGCAGCTGAAGACTGGGAGGATTCGAGATTATATGAGGACCTTGAGTCGCAGCGATTCTTGTTGCTCGTGTTTGATAACGAAAACGCCGATAAAGACGACAAAAACCCGATGGGGATGCGGTTTTTAGGAGCAAAGTTCTGGAGCGTTCCCGCCGCCGATTTAGATGGTGACATCAAATCCGTATGGGAAGAGGATGTCAATAAAATCCGTAACGGCGTCGAATTGGAATACCGCGGCAAACGTGTTTACAACAATTTTGTCAAAGCATCCAGCGGAAGAATTCTTCATCTTCGTCCCGATGCCGGCAAATCACAATATTGCGCGCCTTACCGAACAACCGAAATGAAAGACGGCAAAACAAAACATGTGACCATGAATAACGCCAGGCAGCTCCCCGTACCGGCAAAATGGACGAACCGACCCTTAGATAAACTTCATCTATATGCTGATGACTATATGACAAAGCAAGCTTGGTGGCTCAACATGGACTATATGTTCCAGCAGATTCAAGAATTGCTGTAA
- a CDS encoding PolC-type DNA polymerase III → MGNYLDTWLDEYVVLDLETTGFSAARDAIIDIGAARIVEGRVVEEFSQLINPDRPVSRRITQLTGITNDMLDGQPSIETVLPEFLDRLGSNVLLGHNISFDLGFLNHNAQLVVGHPLPNDYMDTMRLSRKLFPQERTHKLEALIRRFDIADVEEHRGLSDAIQTAQCYEYMKRFARGC, encoded by the coding sequence ATGGGCAATTATTTGGACACTTGGCTGGACGAGTACGTGGTGCTGGATCTGGAGACGACCGGGTTTTCCGCGGCACGCGACGCGATCATCGATATCGGCGCGGCGCGCATCGTCGAAGGACGGGTGGTCGAGGAATTCTCCCAGCTCATCAACCCCGACCGTCCTGTCTCTCGGCGCATCACGCAGCTGACCGGCATCACCAACGATATGCTCGACGGCCAGCCGTCCATAGAAACCGTACTGCCCGAGTTCCTCGACCGCCTCGGCTCCAACGTGCTGCTCGGCCACAACATCAGCTTCGACCTTGGCTTTCTGAACCATAACGCGCAACTGGTGGTCGGCCATCCTCTGCCCAACGACTATATGGACACCATGCGCCTGAGCCGTAAACTGTTCCCGCAGGAGCGCACGCATAAGCTGGAGGCGCTGATCCGGCGCTTCGACATCGCCGACGTGGAGGAGCACCGTGGTCTTTCCGACGCGATTCAGACCGCGCAGTGCTATGAATATATGAAGCGGTTCGCACGCGGCTGCTGA
- a CDS encoding MutH/Sau3AI family endonuclease: MARDNRHQFTKSELEQILNACIDKRLQDVDVQHVLERNGRNKGNPGAVIEQSVLGYPADNARRPDLEVDGVETELKTTGIVESKKDGIPFEAKEPVSVTAVSPEKIISEDFETSSFWEKTAHMLFVYYEYAHRASTPAEYADFPIKNYQFVDFSGEDRARLEKDWTIVRDFIRDIHQRYPDDPQSQYPRISSDLNRQRLTVIDTAPKWPNRPRFRLKRKFVSTLVNQRFGMQYDILPREYTGFEDLDFECHQLTQQYAGKTVFELFDEFGIPRKAEASKRDAERIVVAMFGGKAKKMSRVETFAKFSVVGKTIVLTANGGRTEDTKFDAIDFDELQNPNMTFEESSFRANFYESQILCSVFEEPSSGAAFGENVFKGFKRFCFDEEFVDIEVRGTWNEARRLIFDHALRIVPDVRKDGKVIRNRNGEVRSAPNWPKSSERTVFFRGSGDNSDPRYKTVCVNGLRMYRQNVWVKGSYMAEKMSQLPFL; encoded by the coding sequence ATGGCTAGGGACAATCGGCACCAATTTACTAAGTCAGAGCTGGAACAGATTCTGAACGCTTGCATAGACAAGCGTCTACAAGATGTGGACGTTCAGCATGTTCTTGAAAGAAACGGAAGAAACAAAGGCAATCCGGGTGCGGTGATAGAACAATCGGTTCTGGGATATCCTGCGGATAATGCTCGACGGCCGGATCTCGAAGTGGACGGTGTGGAAACTGAATTGAAGACGACAGGCATTGTCGAATCCAAAAAAGACGGAATTCCCTTTGAGGCTAAGGAGCCGGTATCCGTCACCGCAGTGAGTCCCGAGAAAATAATCTCTGAAGATTTTGAAACTTCCAGTTTCTGGGAAAAGACAGCTCACATGCTTTTCGTCTACTATGAATACGCACATAGGGCGAGCACGCCGGCGGAGTATGCCGATTTTCCTATTAAAAACTACCAATTTGTGGATTTCTCAGGGGAAGACCGTGCTCGTTTGGAAAAGGATTGGACGATAGTCCGTGATTTCATTCGTGACATTCATCAACGCTATCCAGATGACCCTCAGAGCCAGTATCCTCGTATTAGTTCGGATTTGAACAGACAACGATTGACGGTTATTGATACTGCTCCTAAGTGGCCCAATCGGCCACGATTTAGGTTAAAGCGTAAATTTGTTTCAACGCTGGTTAATCAGCGGTTTGGCATGCAATACGACATACTCCCTCGTGAATATACAGGATTTGAGGATCTTGATTTTGAGTGCCATCAGCTGACTCAGCAATATGCGGGCAAAACTGTTTTCGAGCTATTTGATGAGTTTGGTATTCCTCGGAAGGCTGAAGCCTCCAAGCGAGATGCTGAGAGAATAGTTGTTGCGATGTTTGGTGGCAAGGCGAAGAAGATGAGCCGAGTGGAAACGTTTGCCAAGTTTTCCGTTGTCGGAAAAACTATCGTGTTGACAGCGAATGGTGGAAGAACGGAGGACACCAAGTTTGATGCGATTGATTTTGATGAGCTGCAAAACCCGAATATGACATTTGAAGAGTCGTCATTTAGGGCAAACTTCTATGAATCGCAGATACTGTGCAGCGTCTTCGAGGAGCCGAGTTCTGGCGCGGCGTTTGGTGAAAACGTTTTTAAAGGATTTAAACGGTTCTGTTTTGACGAAGAGTTCGTTGACATAGAAGTACGTGGCACATGGAACGAGGCTCGTCGGCTTATTTTCGACCATGCACTTCGGATAGTTCCAGATGTGCGAAAAGACGGGAAAGTCATTCGTAATCGCAATGGCGAAGTGCGTTCTGCTCCGAATTGGCCGAAATCAAGTGAGCGGACGGTTTTCTTTCGCGGAAGTGGCGATAACTCCGACCCTCGTTACAAAACGGTATGCGTTAACGGGTTACGTATGTATCGGCAAAATGTATGGGTGAAAGGGAGTTACATGGCGGAAAAGATGAGTCAGCTTCCGTTCCTATAG
- the dcm gene encoding DNA (cytosine-5-)-methyltransferase has protein sequence MSKTIKVAELFAGVGGFRLGLDGYGKPGEEFYKEPAGPFTTVWANQWEPMGQESKQFAWRCYEKRFGEGSCVNEDIAKALDKVDAGEMTIPDFDMLVGGFPCQDYSVAKPLALSAGIEGHKGVLWWSINRLLEMRQPKYVLLENVDRLLKSPASQRGRDFAIILCCLNRLGYNVEWHVVNAADYGMPQRRRRVYIYAEHNSDWGELDSRLFENGVLARAFPIQISERNRTHRYFEIGADPYEITQTFGKGDKVSIFANAGVMINGEILTARVDSVYSGPQRTLGEVLVPSSEVPPQYWIDDTKMESWRYLKGGKKELRTASSGFQYTYSEGPVAFPDNPGLPSRTILTGEGGAGASRTKHVIEQDGRMRRLVPDELDQLQMFPKGWTADGMTDGHRAFCMGNALVTDIPHRIGKVIASDLTD, from the coding sequence ATGTCCAAGACGATAAAGGTCGCTGAGCTATTCGCCGGCGTCGGAGGTTTTCGTCTTGGCCTAGACGGCTATGGCAAACCGGGAGAAGAGTTCTACAAAGAACCTGCGGGTCCTTTTACGACGGTATGGGCCAATCAATGGGAGCCTATGGGGCAGGAAAGCAAGCAGTTCGCTTGGCGTTGCTACGAGAAACGATTCGGCGAGGGATCTTGCGTCAACGAGGATATCGCCAAGGCTCTAGACAAAGTCGACGCCGGCGAAATGACCATTCCAGACTTCGACATGCTGGTCGGAGGCTTCCCCTGCCAAGATTACAGCGTGGCGAAGCCTCTGGCTCTATCCGCTGGCATTGAAGGACATAAAGGCGTGCTCTGGTGGAGCATCAACCGTTTATTGGAGATGCGCCAACCCAAATATGTGTTGCTGGAAAACGTCGACCGACTGTTGAAATCTCCGGCAAGCCAGCGCGGCCGTGATTTCGCCATCATCCTATGCTGTCTGAATCGACTGGGATACAACGTGGAGTGGCATGTGGTGAATGCAGCCGATTACGGCATGCCCCAACGCCGCCGCCGCGTATACATCTACGCCGAACACAACAGCGATTGGGGAGAGCTCGACTCCCGCTTGTTCGAGAACGGGGTATTGGCGAGAGCATTCCCCATTCAAATCTCTGAACGGAATCGCACGCACCGATACTTTGAAATTGGCGCTGATCCTTATGAAATCACTCAGACGTTTGGCAAAGGCGATAAAGTCAGCATCTTCGCCAACGCTGGCGTAATGATCAACGGCGAAATCCTCACAGCCCGGGTGGATTCAGTGTATAGCGGCCCCCAACGAACCTTAGGAGAGGTGCTTGTTCCCTCTTCTGAAGTACCGCCGCAGTATTGGATTGACGACACCAAGATGGAGTCGTGGCGTTATCTTAAAGGCGGCAAGAAAGAACTACGCACCGCATCCAGCGGATTCCAATACACCTATTCGGAAGGCCCAGTCGCATTCCCCGACAATCCTGGACTCCCAAGCCGCACTATCCTGACCGGCGAGGGCGGAGCCGGAGCCAGCCGGACCAAACATGTCATTGAACAAGATGGCCGCATGCGTCGTCTCGTCCCCGATGAGCTCGACCAACTGCAGATGTTCCCCAAAGGCTGGACCGCAGACGGCATGACCGATGGCCACCGGGCCTTCTGCATGGGCAATGCGCTGGTTACCGACATCCCCCATCGCATCGGCAAAGTCATCGCTTCCGATCTAACGGACTGA
- a CDS encoding sugar O-acetyltransferase, with the protein MAVPQEILDVMRTPGVYFCDYPGMAEAQREQLQLLYDFNNSRPDDPERRQALMKALFAEVGDDTYLEPPVHANWGCGTHWGNYCYANFNLTLVDDADITIGDHTMIGPNVTLVTTGHPVRPDLREKLGQYSEPVVIGRNVWIGAGVTVLPGVTIGDNSVIGAHSLVTKDIPANVVAYGSPCEVVRPIGERDYEFYWRDRRYDA; encoded by the coding sequence ATGGCCGTCCCGCAAGAGATTTTGGACGTCATGCGCACGCCGGGCGTGTATTTCTGCGACTATCCCGGCATGGCCGAGGCGCAGCGCGAGCAGTTGCAGCTGCTGTATGATTTCAACAACTCGCGGCCGGATGATCCGGAACGCCGCCAGGCGCTGATGAAGGCGCTGTTCGCTGAGGTCGGTGACGACACCTATCTCGAACCGCCCGTCCATGCCAACTGGGGTTGCGGCACGCATTGGGGCAATTACTGCTATGCGAACTTCAACCTTACGCTGGTCGACGACGCCGACATCACCATCGGCGACCACACGATGATCGGCCCCAACGTCACGCTGGTGACCACGGGCCATCCGGTCCGCCCCGACTTGCGCGAAAAGCTGGGACAGTATTCCGAGCCCGTCGTCATCGGCCGCAACGTGTGGATCGGCGCGGGAGTGACCGTGCTGCCCGGCGTGACCATCGGCGACAACAGCGTGATCGGCGCGCACAGCCTGGTCACCAAAGACATCCCCGCCAACGTGGTCGCGTACGGGAGCCCATGCGAGGTGGTGCGCCCGATCGGCGAGCGGGATTACGAGTTCTATTGGCGTGACCGTCGGTATGATGCGTAG
- a CDS encoding threonine/serine ThrE exporter family protein → MEDIERDWDKPVTEAGIAAKASVIVRVGMLDLSAGTGSFRVREMMHRIAYPLGVHVRADVNLTDIEAACTDGRDRITEVVDLPTTGVNTERIWLLEHFADWFNVNLGTGSMYHAKPDISEELVEHLDSPDARQSIMRAVEKDREAKRAQAERLAKEAADAAAESTKHGHKPPKGEYAEHFDYVSSQRDETSETHGITVRQAHERLDLIERRKPLYAPWFSGLASALACAAFVFLLGGGIYDMVGAFIGAGLGQWLRRRLFAHHLNQFFVTFVCVAVAALACTGVLRAIGWFVDPVALEHDTAYIGAMLFVIPGFPLITGGLDMAKIDFPSGIQRICYVLCIILMATLAGWAVALIVHLNPEGFEPLGLDPAVNCLLRFVAAFVGVWGFSVLFNSPQRMCLVAAFIGAITDTFRLEIVDMGMPAEGGAFLGALLAGLLASAWRSSVRRGWLPPHLGYPRICLTVPSIVIMVPGMYMYQAMFHLGQFDTQLALDWAFRAFMVIVCLPIGLAMARVITDKSWRYDI, encoded by the coding sequence ATGGAGGATATCGAACGCGACTGGGATAAACCCGTCACCGAAGCCGGCATCGCCGCCAAAGCCAGCGTGATCGTGCGCGTCGGCATGCTCGACCTGAGCGCCGGCACCGGCAGCTTCCGCGTGCGCGAGATGATGCACCGCATCGCCTACCCGCTGGGCGTGCACGTGCGCGCCGACGTGAACCTCACCGACATCGAAGCCGCCTGCACCGACGGACGCGACCGCATCACCGAAGTCGTGGACCTGCCCACCACCGGCGTCAACACCGAACGCATCTGGTTGCTCGAGCATTTCGCCGACTGGTTCAACGTGAACCTCGGCACCGGCTCCATGTACCACGCCAAGCCGGACATCTCCGAAGAACTCGTCGAACACCTCGACTCCCCCGACGCGCGCCAATCCATCATGCGGGCCGTGGAAAAGGACCGCGAAGCCAAACGGGCCCAAGCGGAGCGCCTCGCGAAAGAGGCCGCCGACGCCGCCGCGGAATCCACCAAACACGGACACAAACCGCCCAAAGGCGAATACGCCGAACATTTCGACTACGTCTCATCCCAGCGCGACGAAACGAGCGAAACCCACGGCATCACCGTGCGGCAGGCGCACGAACGACTCGACCTGATCGAACGACGCAAGCCGCTCTACGCTCCCTGGTTCTCCGGACTGGCCTCCGCGCTCGCCTGCGCGGCCTTCGTGTTCCTGCTCGGCGGCGGCATCTACGACATGGTCGGCGCGTTCATCGGCGCGGGCCTCGGCCAATGGCTGCGCCGACGACTCTTCGCCCACCATCTCAACCAATTCTTCGTCACCTTCGTGTGCGTGGCCGTGGCGGCGCTCGCCTGCACCGGCGTATTGCGCGCCATCGGCTGGTTCGTCGACCCGGTCGCGCTCGAACACGACACCGCCTACATCGGCGCCATGCTGTTCGTCATCCCCGGCTTCCCGCTGATCACCGGCGGACTCGACATGGCCAAAATCGACTTCCCCTCCGGCATACAACGCATCTGCTATGTGCTGTGCATCATTCTGATGGCCACGCTCGCCGGCTGGGCCGTGGCGCTGATCGTGCACCTCAATCCGGAAGGATTCGAGCCGCTCGGCCTCGACCCCGCGGTGAACTGCCTGCTGCGGTTCGTCGCCGCGTTCGTCGGCGTGTGGGGATTCTCCGTGTTGTTCAACTCCCCGCAGCGCATGTGCCTCGTCGCCGCGTTCATCGGCGCCATCACCGACACCTTCCGTTTGGAAATCGTCGATATGGGCATGCCCGCCGAAGGAGGCGCCTTCCTCGGCGCGCTATTGGCCGGCCTCCTCGCCTCCGCATGGCGTAGTTCCGTGCGCCGCGGCTGGCTCCCGCCGCATCTCGGCTACCCGCGCATCTGCCTGACCGTGCCGTCCATTGTGATCATGGTGCCCGGCATGTATATGTACCAGGCCATGTTCCACCTCGGCCAATTCGACACCCAGCTCGCTCTCGACTGGGCCTTCCGCGCCTTCATGGTGATCGTCTGCCTGCCCATCGGGCTGGCGATGGCGCGCGTCATCACCGACAAATCCTGGCGCTACGACATCTAA
- a CDS encoding LytR/AlgR family response regulator transcription factor, translating into MESEAVIRIAVVEDDPGYVSVVERYLAQFEQERGESISHVVFDDGAKIAADYQPVFDIVLMDIEMPGMDGISAAREIRLVDRDVIIIFITSMAQYAIEGYTVRARSYVLKPINYYGFAMELQSAIDDIARREDRGKSLIFTSKDGMHKVRVSDILYVESKRHDMFIHTVDGVIRIRESMKNLEETLQPHHFARCSVSYLVNLAHVTGIEEGRDAIVGGERLPVSRQKGKEFIAAMAAYVGGGDHE; encoded by the coding sequence ATGGAGAGCGAAGCAGTGATTCGAATTGCCGTCGTCGAAGATGATCCGGGGTATGTGTCCGTCGTGGAGCGGTATCTCGCCCAATTCGAGCAGGAACGTGGCGAAAGCATCAGCCATGTGGTGTTCGATGACGGCGCGAAGATCGCCGCCGACTACCAACCTGTGTTCGACATCGTGCTGATGGACATCGAAATGCCCGGAATGGACGGCATCTCGGCGGCACGCGAGATTCGCCTGGTCGACCGGGACGTCATCATCATCTTCATCACCAGCATGGCCCAATACGCGATCGAGGGCTACACGGTGCGGGCGCGCTCCTACGTGCTCAAACCCATCAACTACTACGGTTTCGCCATGGAGCTGCAAAGCGCCATCGACGACATCGCGCGGCGCGAGGACCGCGGCAAGTCGCTGATCTTCACCTCCAAGGACGGCATGCACAAGGTGCGCGTCAGCGACATCCTCTACGTGGAGAGCAAACGCCACGACATGTTCATCCACACGGTCGACGGCGTGATCCGCATCCGCGAGTCGATGAAGAATCTGGAGGAGACGCTGCAACCGCACCATTTCGCACGCTGCAGCGTCAGCTATCTGGTCAACCTGGCGCATGTGACCGGCATCGAGGAGGGCCGCGACGCCATCGTCGGCGGGGAGCGGCTGCCGGTCAGCCGGCAGAAGGGCAAGGAATTCATCGCGGCGATGGCCGCGTATGTGGGAGGAGGCGACCATGAGTGA